Proteins encoded by one window of Lycium barbarum isolate Lr01 chromosome 11, ASM1917538v2, whole genome shotgun sequence:
- the LOC132618105 gene encoding beta-amylase-like isoform X4, whose product MDNVFRDQDKCEKQFKELRAAGVDGIMVDVWWGIVEANSPRQYNWSAYRSLFQLVQKTGLKIQAIMSFHQCGGNIGDDVFIPIPKWVLAIGENNPDIFYTNRAGTRNKECLSLAVDNQPLFEGRTAVQIYSDYMRSFRENMSDFLEAGGIVDIEVGLGPAGELRYPSYTQSQGWKFPGIGKFQCYDKYMRTDFKEAATKAGHSEWDLPDDAGTYNNIPAETGFFGPSGTYLTEKGKFFLNWYSSKLLLHGDQILDEANKAFLGCKVKLSAKVAGIHWWYKDASHAAELTAGYYNLDNRDGYRPIARMLSRHYGTFNFTCLEMRNSEHPAYAKCGAQELVQQVLSVGWKENIDVAGENALSRYDGYAYNQILLNARPNGINKNGPPKLKMAGLTYLRLSEKLLQSRNFKTFKTFVKKMHADLDYCSEYEKPAPMSRSKGEISMDEYLEATKRTEPFPWDEQTDARVGGILAEYWDRLLNKFFLSN is encoded by the exons A TGGACAATGTTTTTCGAGACCAAGATAAGTGTGAGAAGCAGTTCAAGGAGCTGAGAGCAGCCGGAGTTGACGGGATCATGGTGGATGTCTGGTGGGGAATTGTAGAGGCCAACAGCCCCAGGCAATATAATTGGTCTGCCTACAGGAGCTTGTTCCAACTTGTTCAAAAGACTGGCCTAAAAATACAAGCTATTATGTCATTCCACCAATGTGGTGGCAATATTGGAGATGATGTTTTCATTCCTATACCCAAATGGGTACTAGCAATCGGAGAAAACAACCCTGATATTTTCTATACTAATCGGGCTGGTACAAGGAACAAGGAATGCCTCTCACTTGCTGTCGATAACCAACCTCTGTTTGAAGGTCGAACTGCTGTCCAG ATTTACAGTGACTACATGAGGAGCTTTAGAGAGAACATGTCTGACTTCTTGGAAGCTGGAGGCATAGTAGACATAGAGGTCGGACTTGGTCCTGCTGGTGAGCTTAGATATCCCTCGTATACTCAGTCTCAAGGATGGAAATTCCCTGGCATTGGAAAATTTCAG TGTTACGACAAGTATATGAGGACAGATTTCAAGGAAGCAGCCACAAAGGCAGGCCACTCGGAGTGGGATCTTCCAGATGATGCAGGAACATATAATAATATACCTGCCGAAACAGGATTCTTTGGACCAAGTGGTACATACCTTACAGAGAAAGGGAAGTTCTTCTTGAACTGGTACTCTAGCAAGCTATTGCTTCACGGAGATCAGATCCTTGATGAAGCAAACAAAGCTTTCCTGGGATGCAAAGTGAAGCTATCAGCGAAA GTAGCAGGAATTCACTGGTGGTACAAAGATGCCAGCCATGCTGCAGAGCTAACAGCAGGATATTATAATTTGGATAATCGTGATGGGTATCGACCGATAGCGAGGATGTTATCGAGGCACTATGGTACCTTTAATTTCACTTGCCTTGAGATGAGGAATTCAGAACATCCAGCTTATGCTAAGTGTGGTGCACAAGAGCTAGTTCAGCAG GTTTTGAGTGTTGGCTGGAAAGAGAACATTGACGTAGCAGGTGAGAATGCACTTTCAAGATATGACGGCTATGCCTACAACCAAATCCTTCTAAATGCTAGGCCAAATGGTATCAACAAAAACGGTCCACCAAAACTAAAGATGGCTGGGTTGACTTACCTTCGATTATCAGAAAAACTCCTTCAGAGCAGGAACTTCAAGACTTTCAAAACATTTGTCAAGAAAATGCATGCCGATCTG GATTACTGTTCAGAATATGAAAAACCAGCTCCAATGAGCAGATCAAAAGGGGAGATTTCAATGGATGAATATCTTGAAGCAACCAAACGAACAGAACCATTCCCATGGGATGAACAGACAGATGCAAGAGTTGGCGGTATATTGGCTGAATACTGGGATAGGCTGCTTAACAAATTCTTTCTCTCTAACTGA